Proteins from one Gorilla gorilla gorilla isolate KB3781 chromosome 11, NHGRI_mGorGor1-v2.1_pri, whole genome shotgun sequence genomic window:
- the NXPH2 gene encoding neurexophilin-2: MRLRPLPLVVVPGLLQLLFCDSKEVVHATEGLDWEDKDAPGTLVGNVVHSRIISPLRLFVKQSPVPKPGPMAYADSMENFWDWLANITEIQEPLARTKRRPIVKTGKFKKMFGWGDFHSNIKTVKLNLLITGKIVDHGNGTFSVYFRHNSTGLGNVSVSLVPPSKVVEFEVSPQSTLETKESKSFNCRIEYEKTDRAKKTALCNFDPSKICYQEQTQSHVSWLCSKPFKVICIYIAFYSVDYKLVQKVCPDYNYHSETPYLSSG, encoded by the coding sequence CTATTTTGTGACAGTAAGGAAGTGGTGCATGCCACGGAGGGGCTGGATTGGGAAGACAAAGATGCTCCGGGGACTTTGGTCGGCAACGTGGTGCACTCAAGGATCATCAGTCCCCTGCGCCTGTTTGTTAAACAGTCTCCGGTGCCCAAGCCCGGCCCCATGGCCTATGCAGACAGCATGGAAAACTTTTGGGATTGGCTGGCCAACATCACGGAGATTCAGGAGCCATTGGCAAGAACTAAACGGAGGCCAATAGTGAAAAcaggaaaatttaagaaaatgtttggaTGGGGTGACTTTCATTCCAACATTAAAACTGTCAAACTCAATCTCCTCATCACAGGGAAAATTGTTGACCATGGAAATGGAACCTTCAGTGTGTATTTCCGACATAATTCAACAGGCCTGGGCAATGTTTCAGTGAGCTTGGTACCACCCTCCAAGGTGGTGGAATTTGAAGTTTCCCCCCAGTCTACCTTGGAGACCAAGGAATCCAAATCTTTCAATTGTCGCATTGAGTATGAAAAAACAGATCGGGCGAAAAAGACCGCCCTGTGCAACTTTGACCCATCCAAGATCTGCTACCAGGAGCAGACTCAGAGCCATGTGTCTTGGTTGTGCTCCAAGCCCTTCAAGGTCATTTGCATTTACATTGCCTTTTACAGTGTTGATTATAAACTCGTGCAAAAGGTGTGCCCTGACTACAATtaccatagtgagaccccatactTATCTTCTGGCTGA